One genomic window of Nicotiana sylvestris chromosome 10, ASM39365v2, whole genome shotgun sequence includes the following:
- the LOC104247946 gene encoding uncharacterized protein, which translates to MNLGTASASISLSLFTISAPNPIIKARPQLRCKPIITKSNFDCKCRALGESRSQTTKPTVYQGVYGPWTIEDADIREVILYRSGLVTAAASFVLASSTALLPNDSVLSNLIGRNLDLFYAIGSCGLGLSLYLIHIYVTEIKRTLQALWLLGVLGSLATYSTLAQPAGMSLVQYVIENQTAVWFVGPLFAALTGLVFKEGLCYGKLEAGILTFVIPSLLLGHLTGLMDDGVKITLLSTWMALFVIFAGRKFTQPIKDDIGDKSVFIFNDLTEEDKANLIKKLEQQQLTMKDP; encoded by the exons ATGAATTTGGGAACGGCGTCGGCGTCCATTTCACTTTCACTTTTCACAATCTCGGCACCAAATCCAATTATAAAAGCTAGGCCTCAATTACGATGCAAACCCATAATTACAAAATCGAACTTTGACTGCAAGTGCAGGGCGCTGGGAGAGTCACGGTCCCAGACGACCAAACCTACAGTTTATCAAGGGGTTTATGGCCCTTGGACTATTGAAGACGCTGATATTCGAGAG GTAATTTTATATAGATCAGGGTTAGTAACTGCGGCTGCATCATTTGTTCTTGCATCTTCTACGGCTTTGCTTCCCAATGATTCAGTCTTAAGTAACTTGATTGGGAGAAATCTTGATTTATTTTACGCAATTGGATCTTGCGGACTTGGTCTGTCATTATATCTTATTCACATTTATGTAACTGAAATTAAACGTACTCTTCAAGCTTTATGGTTGCTGGGTGTTCTCGGTTCATTGGCAACGTATTCTACCCTTGCTCAACCGGCTGGCATGAGTTTAGTTCAATATGTTATCGAGAATCAAACAGCTGTTTGGTTTGTCGGACCACTATTTGCAGCATTGACAGGACTTGTCTTCAAGGAAG GACTTTGCTATGGAAAGTTGGAAGCTGGCATTCTGACATTTGTCATTCCTTCACTCCTACTTGGGCACCTG ACTGGTCTGATGGATGATGGAGTAAAGATCACCCTATTGAGCACATGGATGGCACTGTTTGTGATCTTTGCTGGGAGGAAGTTCACTCAGCCTATCAAG GATGATATTGGAGACAAATCAGTATTCATATTCAACGATTTGACTGAGGAAGACAAAGCTAATTTGATTAAGAAGCTTGAGCAGCAACAGCTAACTATGAAAGACCCTTGA